The nucleotide window GGCGGGACGGTCAGGTCGGGCGGGACGGTCAGGTCGGGCGGGGCGGGTGTCCGGGTGGGTGCGCACGGCACCAGGACAGCGACCCGGGTGTCGCGAGAGCGTCGGACATCCTGCATACGCCCACGACACACGGGGGCCGCACGGGCCGCCCCTCGGTCAGACGGTGCGGCCCCGCCCGTCGACGACCTCCTGCGCGACGTCCCGCAGCTTGCGGTTCGTGCGCCGGGACAGCTGCCCGAGCTCGGCGAAGGCCTCGTCCTCCGAGCAGCCCCGGGCGGCCATGACCATGCCCTTGGCCTGCTCGATGACCGACCGGGACGCCATGGCCTGCCGCAGCTGCTGCACCTGCTCGGCGGTGCGGGCCAGCAGCGCGGCGTTGGCCAGGACGACGGCGGCCTCGGCGGCGAAGGCGTGGGTCTCGGCCAGGGCCTCCTCGTCGAACCCGGTGCCCGAGCGCGCGTAGAGGTTGAGGCCCCCGACCGCCCGGCCCGGCACGGGCAGGCCCACCGAGATCGACCGCGTGACGCCGGCCCGGACCGCCTGGCGGGCGAAGTCCGGGTAGCGGGTCTCGTCCGCCGTGTCCCGCACCTGCACCAGGCGACCGCTGCGCGAGGCGTCGAGGCAGGGGCCGAACCCTCGGTCGTACTGCCGTTCGTCCAGGTGGACCGCCAGCTCGCCCGTGAACGCGACGGTGCGCGCGCGGTCATCCTCGACGAGCGTCACCGACGCCTCGTCCACGCCCGGGACCGTCTGCCTGGCCGCCTGCGCGACGCGCGCGGCCACCCGTGACAGGGGCTCGTCCTCGACGAGGAG belongs to Aquipuribacter hungaricus and includes:
- a CDS encoding GAF and ANTAR domain-containing protein; translated protein: MTPAPGRTDDGGSGRPGADDREEASLSRLLVEDEPLSRVAARVAQAARQTVPGVDEASVTLVEDDRARTVAFTGELAVHLDERQYDRGFGPCLDASRSGRLVQVRDTADETRYPDFARQAVRAGVTRSISVGLPVPGRAVGGLNLYARSGTGFDEEALAETHAFAAEAAVVLANAALLARTAEQVQQLRQAMASRSVIEQAKGMVMAARGCSEDEAFAELGQLSRRTNRKLRDVAQEVVDGRGRTV